The proteins below are encoded in one region of Oncorhynchus nerka isolate Pitt River linkage group LG15, Oner_Uvic_2.0, whole genome shotgun sequence:
- the LOC115124062 gene encoding protein Wnt-4a, with amino-acid sequence MDAVRRGAQLAIDECQFQFRNRRWNCSTLETMPVFGKVVTQGTREAAFVYAISAASVAFAVTRACSSGELEKCGCDRTVHGVSPEGFQWSGCSDNIAYGVAFSQSFIDVRERSKGQSPSKALMNLHNNEAGRKAILSHMRVECKCHGVSGSCEVKTCWKAMPPFRKVGNVIKEKFDGATEVEQRKVGTTKVLVPRNSQFKPHTDEDLVYLEPSPDFCDHDPRTPGMLGTAGRQCNRTSKAIDGCELMCCGRGFQTEEVEVVDRCSCKFHWCCYVKCKQCRKMVEMHTCR; translated from the exons ATGGATGCTGTGCGGCGTGGGGCTCAGCTAGCCATAGACGAGTGTCAGTTTCAGTTCCGGAACCGCCGATGGAACTGTTCCACACTGGAAACCATGCCCGTCTTCGGCAAGGTCGTCACACAGG GCACTCGGGAGGCAGCCTTTGTGTATGCCATCTCAGCAGCCAGTGTGGCGTTTGCTGTGACCCGAGCCTGTAGCAGCGGAGAGCTGGAGAAATGTGGCTGCGACCGCACCGTCCATGGAGTCAGTCCGGagg gGTTCCAGTGGTCAGGCTGTAGTGATAACATAGCATACGGAGTGGCCTTCTCTCAGTCCTTCATTGACGTAAGGGAGAGGAGTAAAGGACAGTCCCCCAGCAAAGCACTCATGAACCTACACAACAACGAGGCCGGGAGGAAG GCCATCCTGAGCCACATGCGTGTGGAGTGTAAGTGTCATGGCGTGTCAGGTTCCTGTGAGGTAAAGACCTGCTGGAAGGCCATGCCCCCATTCCGCAAGGTGGGCAACGTCATCAAGGAGAAGTTTGACGGCGCCACAGAGGTGGAGCAGCGCAAGGTGGGCACCACCAAGGTCCTGGTGCCACGGAACTCCCAGTTCAAACCTCACACAGACGAAGACCTGGTCTACCTGGAGCCCAGCCCCGACTTCTGTGACCACGACCCACGCACACCAGGCATGCTGGGTACGGCGGGGCGGCAGTGTAACCGGACGTCGAAGGCCATCGACGGCTGTGAGCTGATGTGCTGCGGCCGGGGCTTCCagacagaggaggtggaggtggtggacaGGTGCAGCTGTAAGTTCCACTGGTGCTGCTACGTCAAGTGCAAACAGTGCCGCAAGATGGTGGAGATGCACACCTGCCGGTGA